Within the Flavobacterium sp. 9R genome, the region AGAGCAAAAAAAACGTATTGAAGAATTGGAAAAAAAAACAGGAGCTCATCCATATCATAAAAAAAATAACTCTAAATAATCTCTTTTATTCCCCGTTAGTGCGAGCGTCACGCTCGTACCCAATATAAAAATAGTTTATAAACTTCAACATTCTCGAGACAAATCTGAAATATTTATCTTTGTGCGCACGAGCCAGAGGCATCGCGCTAGCTGTTGAACATAATTCTACTATAACTATTTAGGAATTTTTTCAACAGAAAAACGAATAACTATGAAAGAGTATAAAAACATTCAAACTTTTGATCAACTTATTGAAGTTGAACACGGAAAAATTGGTACAGAAAGCAGAAATACTTACGAAGAAAAATCTCAGATGTTTATCATTAGTGAAATGCTCAAAGAAGCCAGAAGAGAAGCCAAAATCACACAAGAAGAGCTTGCTGCAAAAACAGGTACCAAGAAAAGCTACATTTCGAGAATTGAAAATGGAAAAGGAAACATTCAGCTCTCCACACTAATCAGAATTTTCGAAATTGGGTTGAATAAACGAATTGGGTTCACTTTTTTATAAAAAAACTTTAAGACAAAGACATCGCTCTAGCGAAGGAGAACAGCATATAGTATTAAAACGATAGTGCTGTTTTATTATGAAAACAAAACATTCTCACCTAGACCCGATTGTAGTGGAAATCCTTATGGCCCGGGGTTCGGGGCATAAGATTATAACGGAAAGCGGGACAACTCGTGTGGTACGCAAAGAAGTGCTGCTCCAAAAAAAATAAACACGAATGGGCACGAATTCGTAGTCAAATGGTAGTCCCTTCTTCAACCCTGTCAGAGTTTTGAACTCTGACAGGGTTAAATAAAAAAAGTCTAGCTTTCACTAGACTTTTTAAGATATTTCGAAAAAATTATTTCAGTTCCAAAATGTTGTTGGCGGGTTTTACATCGGCTAGTAAACCACTAGGATCGATGGTGATTTTTTTGATGGCTGACTTGGGTTTGCCAATCATTAATTCATAGGTGGGATACGCCCAAGCCCAATCTTTGGCCACCGTTCTTTTGATGGCTGGCGTTGGATTTTCTTTTTCAAAACTCATCATTCGCAACGGAATGTAGAAGCTTTCGGTAGTGCCATCGGTGTATTCTACATACAAATCGATAGGCATTGGCATACGCCCGATACGTTCTAACGTCACCACGGTTTTTCCGGAGGCGTCTTTGGCGTCTTTTATGGCGTAATCAATCGTGTTGGTGGTTTGGGTCCAGTCGGTCAAATACCAGTCCAAATTGGCGCCAGAAATGCGTTCTGCGCTTCTTTTGATATCATTTGGCGTTGGATGTTTGAATTGAAAGTCTTGGTAGTACTTTTTTAGGGTTTTCAATAGGTTGTCTTTCCCAATCAAATAACCCAATTGCGTTAAGAAAACTTCGCCTTTGCTGTAAGAGGTAATGCTGTACCAACGGTTTTTGTCGAAACGATCGGCGTGCGTGCTTTGAGGCTGCTCTTCACCAGAATTGGCCATAGCAAGGTAACCTTTGTAAGCATTAATAAAAGGATTTTCAACGGGCTTATCGGAAATGGCATTCAGACCAAAATCTTCCAAAAACGAGGTGAATCCTTCGTCCATCCATCCGTGTTTAGATTCGTTAGACGCCAAAACGTGTTGGAACCAAGAATGCGCCATTTCGTGACCCGTAACTCCTAATAAACCTTCGAAAGTTCCTTCGCCTAAAATCAAAGTGCACATTGCGTACTCCATTCCGCCGTCGCCTCCCTGAATTACAGAATATTGCTTGTAAGGATAGTTGCCAACGGTTTCATTATAGATTTCCATTAGCTTTGCGGTTTTGGGTTGCAAGGCTTTCCAATTGGCAATTATCTTTGGATTGTTTTTGTACAAAAAGTGTAAATCGACATTGTTCGGTCCTTTTATCACATCGTGCAAATAGTCTTTGTCGGCAGCCCAAGTAAAATCGTGCACGTCTGGAGCATAAAAATGCCAAGTCAGCGTTTTTGCTTTTTTGTTGACTGGCACCGTAACACCAGCATCTTGGTAGCCATAACCAATGTTGTTTTTGTTTTGCAAGTAACCCGATCCGCCCAAAACGTAGGCCTTGTCAATCGTAATTTTCACATCAAAATTACCCCAAACACCGTGAAATTCACGAGCGATATACGGATCGGCATGCCAACCTTCAAAATCGAATTCGGCCATTTTTGGGTACCATTGCGTCATCGATAATTCAACACCTTCTTTGTTATTGCGCCCAGAACGACGAATTTGAACGGGAACTTGTCCTTCAAAATCTAGAGTGAAAATCGTTTTTGCGCCTGGTAATAAAGGCTTAGCCAAAGTAACTTCGAGTATCGTTCCAACTTCTTTCGCCGAAGCCGCTACTCCATCTTGTTTAAAATTAGCAATATGCAAAAAACCAATTTCGTTGGGTTTCAAATCTTTGATGCGGCTTTGTTTGGTTTCCACTCCATTTACCGTGGCTTTGTGCACCATACGCGCATCAGGATCTTTGATGCTTTGGATTCTCGCATCCATTTCGCTTCCAGGTGAAAAAGCATTGGGATACAAATGATAGAAAACTCTAGTCAAGGTCTCAGGCGAATTATTGGTGTACACCAATTCTTGTTTGCCTTTGTATTGATAGGTTTTGACATCCATTGACACCTCCATTTTGTAATCGACGTGCTGTTGCCAATAGCTAGTGTTTTGAGCCGAAAGCCATCCAAAAACGGATAATAAAAAGGAGACTAAAACTATTTTTTTCATACTTTTTTATTTATTATGACCCGTTAAGTGAAACTTTTTTTTACCACATAGAGACATAGGGTTTATAGTTTTTAATAGAATGAAAATAGACGTTTTACTATTCACATAGCCATCTATGTGCGAAATAAAACTATTTCTATTCCTTCTTTGTTTAATTAGCTTTGACCTATGTTTCTATGTGGTTATAATTTATTTGAAATTCACCAACGGTTTATTATTATTCATAACAAGGTTTTATCCTTGGATTTTCAGTTTTGCTTTTGGATTTTTACTCAATTGCTCTGCCATTTTAAAAGCATTATAGGCATTAATCATTGAAGCCGATTTGCCTACTTCGGTAGCGTTTTTCAATTCTTTCTTTTCGCCAACAACTACTTTTGATGGTAATGGTGTTCCAGAACTCATCAAAATTTGTTTTACTTGTTTGGCTGATAATTTTGGGAAATAAGAACGAATCATTGCCGCTACACCCGCTACATTTGGAGAAGCCATTGAAGTTCCTTGCAAATATTTGTATTTGTTATTCGGGATGGTAGCATAGATTTCTTCACCTGGAGCAAAAACGTCTACATTGAAAGCGCCATAATTTGAAAAAGAAGCAATTACTCCTTCGCCATAGTTATAGTTTAAAGCGCCAACCGTGATTACATTCGAAGCAAATTCTATTTTATTATCGTCTGAATCATTTGGGAAATTAGCATTTTCGGCTAAATCTATATTAAGTCCATCATTACCCGCTGCGTGTACAAAAAGCACATCCTTTTTCTCAGCATATTTGATAGCGTCATACACCCATTGCTTGTG harbors:
- a CDS encoding helix-turn-helix domain-containing protein — its product is MKEYKNIQTFDQLIEVEHGKIGTESRNTYEEKSQMFIISEMLKEARREAKITQEELAAKTGTKKSYISRIENGKGNIQLSTLIRIFEIGLNKRIGFTFL
- a CDS encoding M1 family metallopeptidase; the encoded protein is MKKIVLVSFLLSVFGWLSAQNTSYWQQHVDYKMEVSMDVKTYQYKGKQELVYTNNSPETLTRVFYHLYPNAFSPGSEMDARIQSIKDPDARMVHKATVNGVETKQSRIKDLKPNEIGFLHIANFKQDGVAASAKEVGTILEVTLAKPLLPGAKTIFTLDFEGQVPVQIRRSGRNNKEGVELSMTQWYPKMAEFDFEGWHADPYIAREFHGVWGNFDVKITIDKAYVLGGSGYLQNKNNIGYGYQDAGVTVPVNKKAKTLTWHFYAPDVHDFTWAADKDYLHDVIKGPNNVDLHFLYKNNPKIIANWKALQPKTAKLMEIYNETVGNYPYKQYSVIQGGDGGMEYAMCTLILGEGTFEGLLGVTGHEMAHSWFQHVLASNESKHGWMDEGFTSFLEDFGLNAISDKPVENPFINAYKGYLAMANSGEEQPQSTHADRFDKNRWYSITSYSKGEVFLTQLGYLIGKDNLLKTLKKYYQDFQFKHPTPNDIKRSAERISGANLDWYLTDWTQTTNTIDYAIKDAKDASGKTVVTLERIGRMPMPIDLYVEYTDGTTESFYIPLRMMSFEKENPTPAIKRTVAKDWAWAYPTYELMIGKPKSAIKKITIDPSGLLADVKPANNILELK